In one window of uncultured Acetobacteroides sp. DNA:
- a CDS encoding aminopeptidase P family protein gives MFPKEVYIERRSRLRSKMRSGIALFVGNFEMPMNYPSNTYRFRQDSNFLYFFGLDNPELVGVMDFDAGVDSIYGNDIDIEDIIWMGPQPTLKEQAAQVGVAATSPLAELQGKISAAIKAGRKIHFLPPYRHQNMMVLSDLLGISYSVLRAYASVELVKAVVSLRSIKDSYEIAEIDFACNVGYQMHVAAMRMCKPGVYEREIAGFIEGVALQGGGGVSFPVILSQHGETLHNHYHGNLLESGRLMITDAGAELASGYASDFTRVTPISGKFTQKQKDIYNIVLAANNNTAMLAKPGVKYQDVHFAAAKTITEGLMALGLMQGNADEAVMNGAHALFLPHGLGHMMGLDVHDMEDLGENFVGYDEETSRIDQFGTAYLRLGRRLEPGFVITNEPGIYFIPALIAKWKSEKINSSFINFSKVEEYLDFGGIRLEDDLLITSTGCRLLGEKRVPITIEEVEEAAKS, from the coding sequence ATGTTTCCAAAAGAAGTCTATATAGAGCGTCGAAGCCGTCTCCGTAGCAAAATGCGTTCGGGAATTGCACTGTTTGTTGGTAATTTTGAAATGCCAATGAACTATCCATCCAACACCTACCGATTCCGTCAGGATAGTAACTTCCTTTACTTCTTCGGGCTCGATAATCCCGAATTGGTGGGGGTAATGGATTTTGATGCCGGTGTTGATAGCATCTACGGTAACGATATCGATATTGAGGACATCATCTGGATGGGACCTCAGCCAACTCTTAAAGAGCAAGCCGCTCAGGTAGGCGTTGCTGCGACTAGCCCTTTGGCAGAGCTTCAGGGAAAAATCAGCGCCGCCATCAAGGCTGGTCGTAAGATTCACTTCTTGCCACCCTATCGCCATCAGAATATGATGGTGCTTAGCGATCTTTTGGGCATTAGTTACAGCGTGCTGCGTGCGTATGCCTCTGTGGAATTGGTGAAGGCTGTTGTAAGCCTCCGTTCGATTAAGGATAGCTACGAGATTGCCGAAATCGATTTTGCCTGTAACGTTGGCTATCAGATGCACGTTGCCGCAATGAGGATGTGCAAGCCTGGCGTTTACGAGCGTGAGATTGCCGGATTTATAGAGGGTGTTGCGCTTCAGGGCGGCGGTGGCGTTTCTTTCCCCGTAATCCTATCGCAGCATGGCGAGACGCTGCACAACCACTACCATGGCAACTTGCTAGAGAGCGGTAGGCTGATGATTACCGATGCGGGGGCAGAGCTTGCATCGGGCTACGCATCAGATTTTACCCGTGTAACTCCTATTAGCGGTAAGTTCACCCAAAAGCAGAAGGACATTTACAACATTGTGCTTGCTGCGAATAATAATACAGCGATGCTGGCTAAGCCTGGTGTTAAGTATCAGGATGTGCACTTTGCTGCTGCCAAGACGATCACCGAAGGGCTGATGGCGCTTGGGCTTATGCAGGGCAACGCTGACGAGGCGGTGATGAATGGGGCGCATGCGCTATTCCTCCCTCATGGTTTGGGGCACATGATGGGGCTCGATGTTCACGATATGGAGGATCTTGGAGAGAACTTCGTTGGCTACGACGAGGAAACCTCGCGCATCGACCAGTTCGGAACGGCCTACCTTCGCCTAGGACGCCGTCTTGAGCCTGGTTTTGTGATCACCAACGAGCCTGGAATCTACTTCATCCCTGCTCTTATAGCGAAGTGGAAGAGCGAAAAGATCAACTCCTCGTTCATCAACTTCAGCAAGGTGGAGGAGTACCTCGACTTTGGAGGTATTCGCCTGGAGGATGACCTGCTGATCACCAGCACGGGATGCCGCCTTTTGGGCGAAAAGCGCGTGCCAATTACCATCGAAGAGGTGGAAGAGGCTGCTAAAAGCTAA
- a CDS encoding TIGR00730 family Rossman fold protein, which produces MKICVYCASSNKVAEKYFGVAEILGSQMAKEGHTLVYGGGSMGLMGRIADVMLANGGHVRGVMPRFMDQVEWSHKRISEMVLVEDMHERKKLLVEGVDAVVALPGGCGTLEELSEVITLKRLGKFTKPIIILNLDGFYDPLQLLLDRMVEERFMRPEHQRMYTFVERAEDIIPAIKSAPVWDVDAIAFAAV; this is translated from the coding sequence ATGAAGATTTGTGTTTACTGCGCATCGAGCAATAAGGTTGCCGAAAAGTACTTCGGCGTAGCCGAAATATTGGGCAGCCAAATGGCTAAGGAGGGGCATACCCTCGTGTACGGAGGCGGTTCGATGGGGCTTATGGGGCGCATTGCCGATGTTATGCTGGCGAATGGGGGACATGTTCGCGGGGTAATGCCCCGGTTTATGGACCAGGTGGAGTGGAGCCATAAGCGCATCAGCGAGATGGTGCTTGTTGAGGATATGCACGAGCGCAAGAAGCTCCTCGTAGAGGGTGTCGATGCCGTTGTGGCGCTTCCCGGTGGCTGCGGAACCCTGGAGGAGCTGTCGGAGGTGATTACCCTTAAGCGCTTGGGCAAGTTCACCAAGCCCATCATCATCCTTAACCTTGACGGGTTTTACGATCCGCTCCAGCTGCTGCTCGATAGGATGGTGGAGGAGCGCTTCATGCGCCCCGAGCATCAGCGCATGTACACCTTTGTTGAAAGGGCTGAGGATATCATCCCTGCCATAAAGAGCGCTCCCGTTTGGGATGTCGATGCCATAGCCTTCGCAGCGGTGTAG
- the ribD gene encoding bifunctional diaminohydroxyphosphoribosylaminopyrimidine deaminase/5-amino-6-(5-phosphoribosylamino)uracil reductase RibD — MANKVHEQYMRRCLELAEGGLGNVAPNPMVGAAVVYNGRIIGEGYHRKYGEAHAEVNAINAVEDKALLRDSTLYVSLEPCSHTGKTPPCTDLIIEHQIPRVVIAMVDPFEKVAGSGIQKLRDNGVDVTVGVLEDEARWLNRRFITFHTKKRPYIILKWAQTLDGFIDIERTPDSPIEPNWITNNACRTLVHRWRSEENGILVGNKTVINDNPQLNVRYWHGSNPTRILIDRTLATPNDRAIFDGSQPTVVFTGKNSGSSNRKDLFGNIDNLTMVSIDFAKDAEVQMLDYLTQKNIQSIIVEGGAKTLQNLITLGYWDEARIFYGPKLFFKGVKAPSIVGEPIGSEEIDGTRLFYLVNSTAADKQ; from the coding sequence ATGGCTAACAAAGTTCATGAGCAATACATGAGGCGCTGCCTCGAGCTGGCTGAAGGTGGATTGGGCAACGTGGCCCCAAATCCGATGGTTGGAGCTGCGGTTGTTTACAACGGCAGAATCATTGGCGAAGGATATCACCGCAAATACGGGGAGGCGCATGCCGAGGTGAACGCGATAAATGCGGTTGAGGACAAGGCGCTGCTGCGCGATTCGACCCTCTACGTGTCGCTTGAGCCCTGCAGCCATACCGGAAAAACCCCGCCCTGCACCGACCTGATCATCGAGCACCAGATTCCTAGGGTTGTTATTGCCATGGTTGACCCATTCGAGAAGGTGGCCGGCAGCGGAATCCAAAAGCTGCGGGACAACGGGGTAGACGTTACCGTTGGCGTTCTTGAGGATGAGGCAAGGTGGCTAAACCGCAGGTTCATCACCTTCCACACCAAAAAGCGCCCCTACATCATCCTAAAGTGGGCGCAAACCCTCGATGGCTTCATCGACATCGAGCGCACCCCAGACTCGCCCATAGAGCCCAACTGGATTACCAACAACGCCTGCCGAACGCTGGTGCACCGCTGGAGAAGCGAGGAAAATGGCATACTCGTAGGCAACAAGACTGTCATTAACGACAATCCCCAGCTAAACGTGCGCTACTGGCATGGGAGCAACCCAACCCGCATCCTTATTGATCGGACGCTGGCTACCCCAAACGATAGGGCTATCTTCGATGGCTCCCAGCCAACCGTGGTATTCACCGGAAAAAACTCGGGATCGAGTAACCGAAAAGACCTCTTCGGAAACATCGACAATCTTACAATGGTGTCCATCGACTTCGCCAAGGATGCCGAAGTGCAGATGCTCGACTACCTTACCCAGAAAAACATTCAGTCCATCATCGTCGAAGGTGGAGCGAAAACGCTGCAGAATCTAATTACGCTTGGCTACTGGGACGAGGCGCGCATCTTCTACGGCCCTAAGCTGTTCTTTAAGGGGGTGAAAGCGCCATCCATCGTTGGAGAGCCCATTGGCAGCGAGGAGATCGACGGCACCCGCCTCTTCTACCTAGTCAACAGCACCGCTGCAGACAAGCAGTAG
- the prmC gene encoding peptide chain release factor N(5)-glutamine methyltransferase produces MSIKNRTIFCRYQKMLEAIYPSQEAKEIVYRLAEHFWGISRPKLLLMLDEDEDAALAKYIDACTERLLQHEPLQYVIGEVEFYGCRFKVSRSVLIPRPETEELVDIIVKDWEGKAPRIADFGTGSGCIPVSLAKALPHSAVRSIDISAEALEIARENAQLNGADVDFVLADMRAYSDSSSYDIIVSNPPYVMNSEKEQMRDNVLRHEPHLALFVEDGNPLEFYIPIAEFASRSLAADGVVYLEINQQLGPQTAELFRAKGMCAEVRQDMFGVDRFVVARWK; encoded by the coding sequence ATGAGCATAAAGAATCGCACCATATTTTGCCGCTACCAAAAGATGCTGGAAGCCATTTACCCAAGCCAGGAGGCGAAGGAGATTGTCTACAGGCTTGCCGAACATTTTTGGGGGATAAGTAGACCGAAGCTGCTCTTGATGCTCGACGAGGATGAAGATGCCGCCTTGGCTAAATATATTGATGCCTGTACAGAGCGGCTGCTCCAGCACGAGCCCCTGCAGTATGTGATAGGCGAGGTGGAGTTCTACGGATGCCGATTTAAGGTGAGCCGCAGCGTGCTCATCCCTCGCCCCGAAACGGAGGAGCTGGTGGATATCATCGTAAAGGATTGGGAGGGGAAAGCTCCAAGGATTGCCGATTTTGGAACCGGCAGCGGCTGCATTCCCGTATCGCTGGCAAAGGCGCTGCCCCATTCCGCTGTGCGCAGCATCGATATTTCTGCCGAAGCCCTAGAAATCGCCCGCGAAAACGCGCAGCTAAACGGTGCGGATGTCGATTTTGTGCTGGCAGATATGCGAGCCTACAGCGACAGCAGCAGCTACGACATCATCGTAAGCAACCCTCCCTACGTGATGAATTCCGAAAAGGAGCAGATGCGCGATAACGTGCTCCGCCACGAGCCCCATCTGGCGCTTTTTGTTGAAGATGGCAACCCGCTTGAGTTCTACATTCCGATAGCCGAATTTGCCTCCCGCTCGCTAGCTGCCGATGGAGTCGTCTATTTGGAAATAAACCAGCAGCTGGGGCCGCAAACCGCCGAGCTGTTTAGGGCAAAGGGAATGTGTGCCGAGGTGCGACAGGATATGTTTGGGGTCGATCGATTTGTAGTTGCGCGATGGAAGTAG
- a CDS encoding regulatory protein RecX, whose amino-acid sequence MEVERQGKSLSKKEALERLGQLCSKREVCISQVEEKLYRWNVDLSDRPSIVEFLVVNRYVDDRRFAVAFARDKFRFSKWGPQKIKVHLQAKRIDAEYVAEALLEVDMDELPSAVVRELQRKSETVKAKNSYELKMKLIAVGLRKGFAYDLVSRAVDQILEK is encoded by the coding sequence ATGGAAGTAGAACGTCAGGGGAAAAGCCTCTCAAAGAAGGAGGCGCTAGAGCGCCTCGGGCAGCTGTGCTCAAAGCGCGAGGTGTGCATCTCGCAGGTAGAGGAGAAGCTCTACCGATGGAATGTAGATCTGAGCGATCGACCTAGCATCGTTGAGTTTCTTGTAGTCAATAGGTATGTTGATGATCGGAGGTTTGCCGTTGCCTTTGCCCGCGATAAGTTCCGATTCAGCAAGTGGGGCCCGCAGAAGATAAAGGTGCACCTACAGGCAAAGCGCATAGATGCCGAATACGTAGCCGAAGCGCTGCTGGAAGTTGATATGGATGAGCTGCCATCGGCTGTGGTTCGGGAGCTGCAGCGCAAGTCCGAGACGGTAAAAGCAAAGAACTCGTACGAGCTAAAGATGAAGCTGATTGCCGTAGGGTTGCGCAAAGGCTTTGCGTACGATCTTGTGAGCAGGGCGGTAGATCAAATCCTCGAAAAATAG
- a CDS encoding energy transducer TonB, with product MEIKKSPVADLENKRSLFLQLGFVMAIGFSLFAFEFDFGEKQDAQNYEAKAVVAEEEIIPQTQQEQQVQQQQPQFVPQQIMSDVLKIVRDEVMVSDEINLNMEDTKEAAPISIPTATTVTAIAAKKEEPIEEEEVFFIAEDMPLFNGKDASDSFREYVAKNLKYPDVAAENGIQGTVYIQFVVEPSGAVSNVKVLRGVDPSLDKEAVRIVQGSPKWTPGKQRGKPVRVSFTFPITFKLN from the coding sequence ATGGAAATCAAAAAGTCACCAGTGGCAGATCTTGAGAATAAGCGATCTTTATTTCTTCAGCTAGGATTTGTTATGGCAATTGGCTTCTCCCTCTTTGCTTTCGAATTTGATTTTGGGGAGAAGCAAGACGCTCAGAACTACGAAGCCAAAGCCGTTGTGGCAGAAGAGGAGATTATTCCCCAAACTCAGCAAGAGCAGCAGGTACAGCAACAGCAGCCCCAATTTGTTCCTCAGCAGATCATGTCGGACGTGCTAAAAATTGTTCGGGATGAGGTAATGGTAAGCGATGAGATAAATCTTAACATGGAAGACACCAAGGAGGCTGCCCCAATCTCAATACCTACAGCAACTACAGTTACTGCAATAGCGGCAAAAAAGGAGGAGCCCATAGAAGAGGAGGAGGTCTTTTTTATTGCGGAGGATATGCCGTTGTTTAATGGGAAGGATGCTTCCGATAGTTTTAGGGAGTATGTGGCGAAGAACCTAAAGTATCCAGATGTTGCTGCTGAAAATGGCATTCAGGGAACGGTGTATATCCAGTTTGTTGTCGAACCTTCAGGAGCAGTATCGAATGTGAAGGTTCTTCGGGGTGTAGATCCTTCGCTAGACAAGGAGGCTGTTCGTATCGTTCAAGGTTCACCTAAGTGGACTCCCGGCAAGCAACGCGGAAAGCCTGTTCGTGTATCCTTTACCTTTCCCATAACATTCAAGTTGAACTAA
- the hflX gene encoding GTPase HflX: MGFEPTSNAPVQETAILVGVITDTQTDFQTKEYLDELEFLAETAGARTMKKFIQRMHYTNSKTYVGSGKLDEIKAYIDENEIGMAIFDDELTPSQLRNVERHLNCKVLDRTNLILDIFAARAQTAYAKTQVELAQYQYLLPRLTRMWTHLERQRGGIGMRGPGESQIETDRRIILDKISRLKEQLKKIDKQMAVQRGNRGSLVRVALVGYTNVGKSTLMNLISKSEVFAENKLFATLDTTVRKVVFENLPFLLSDTVGFIRKLPHQLVESFKSTLDEVREADLLIHVVDISHPNFEEQLNVVKETLAEIKAGDKPVYLVFNKIDAYTYVQKAEDDLTPVTKENWSLDDLMNSWMYKENNPAIFMSAKEKMNLEKFRTDLYKMVAEISQGRYPFGNFLW; the protein is encoded by the coding sequence ATGGGATTTGAACCAACCAGCAACGCGCCAGTTCAGGAGACCGCCATTCTTGTTGGCGTAATTACCGACACGCAAACCGACTTCCAAACAAAGGAGTACCTCGATGAGCTTGAGTTCCTGGCTGAGACAGCCGGTGCTCGTACCATGAAAAAGTTCATCCAGCGCATGCATTATACAAACTCGAAGACATACGTTGGTTCTGGTAAACTTGATGAGATAAAGGCTTACATCGACGAGAACGAGATAGGGATGGCTATTTTTGATGATGAGCTTACCCCTTCGCAGCTAAGAAATGTGGAGCGCCATCTTAACTGTAAGGTGCTGGATCGAACCAACCTTATCCTCGACATATTTGCAGCACGGGCACAAACAGCCTATGCCAAAACTCAGGTAGAACTGGCGCAATACCAGTACTTACTTCCCCGATTGACCCGAATGTGGACGCACCTTGAGCGTCAGCGAGGGGGGATTGGCATGCGTGGTCCTGGTGAATCGCAGATTGAGACCGACCGCCGTATTATTCTCGATAAGATTTCGAGGCTAAAGGAGCAGCTGAAGAAAATAGACAAGCAGATGGCGGTGCAACGCGGCAATCGAGGAAGCCTTGTGCGTGTTGCGCTAGTTGGGTATACCAATGTGGGAAAATCGACCCTGATGAACTTGATTAGCAAGTCGGAGGTGTTTGCCGAGAATAAGTTGTTCGCAACACTCGACACAACGGTTAGAAAGGTCGTATTCGAAAACCTTCCCTTCTTGCTTTCCGATACGGTTGGTTTTATCCGAAAACTTCCACACCAGCTGGTAGAATCGTTTAAGTCTACGCTCGACGAGGTTCGTGAGGCTGATTTGCTCATTCACGTGGTGGATATCTCGCATCCAAACTTCGAGGAGCAGCTGAATGTGGTGAAGGAAACGTTGGCAGAGATCAAAGCTGGCGATAAGCCCGTTTACCTCGTGTTTAACAAGATTGATGCATATACCTACGTCCAAAAGGCAGAGGATGATCTTACTCCTGTGACAAAGGAGAACTGGAGCCTCGATGATCTTATGAATAGTTGGATGTACAAGGAGAATAATCCGGCAATCTTTATGTCGGCAAAGGAAAAGATGAACCTCGAAAAGTTCCGAACTGATCTGTATAAGATGGTGGCAGAGATTAGCCAGGGAAGGTACCCGTTTGGGAACTTCCTTTGGTAG
- a CDS encoding aspartate-semialdehyde dehydrogenase: MKVAVFGATGLVGSVMLKVLDEMNFPVSELIPIASERSVGKEVTFKGKPYKVVNAQTGLGMKPVLAIFSAGGDASKEWAPKFAEIGCYVVDNSSAWRMDPTKKLVVPEINAGELTAEDKIIANPNCSTIQMVLALAPLHRKYQIKRVVVSTYQSVSGTGAKALKQMSAERSGEEADMVYPYPIDMNCLPHIDVFTESGYTKEELKMINETRKILGDDTINVSPTTVRVPVKGGHSEAVNVEFANDYDLDEIRDILSKTEGIVVQDDPANKVYPMPLYAEGKNDVFVGRLRRDLSHPNTLNMWIVADNLRKGAATNAVQIAIYLLKQGFIKA; encoded by the coding sequence ATGAAAGTAGCAGTATTTGGTGCGACAGGGCTTGTAGGAAGCGTCATGCTCAAGGTCCTCGACGAAATGAATTTCCCGGTAAGCGAACTAATTCCAATCGCATCTGAGCGTTCGGTTGGTAAAGAGGTAACCTTTAAAGGGAAACCATACAAAGTAGTTAATGCACAAACTGGTTTGGGGATGAAACCTGTTCTTGCAATATTTTCTGCAGGTGGAGACGCTTCCAAAGAGTGGGCTCCTAAGTTTGCAGAGATCGGTTGCTATGTTGTTGACAACAGCTCCGCTTGGCGCATGGATCCTACTAAGAAGTTGGTTGTTCCAGAAATCAATGCAGGAGAACTAACTGCCGAAGACAAGATCATTGCCAATCCAAACTGCTCTACCATCCAGATGGTACTTGCGTTGGCGCCACTTCATAGAAAGTATCAGATTAAGCGCGTTGTAGTTTCCACCTATCAGTCCGTTTCGGGAACTGGGGCAAAAGCTCTTAAGCAGATGTCTGCCGAAAGAAGCGGAGAGGAAGCCGACATGGTATACCCTTACCCTATCGACATGAACTGCCTTCCCCATATCGACGTGTTTACCGAAAGCGGCTACACCAAGGAGGAACTTAAGATGATCAACGAGACTCGTAAAATCCTAGGCGACGATACCATTAACGTATCTCCAACAACGGTTCGTGTTCCCGTAAAGGGAGGTCACTCCGAAGCGGTAAACGTTGAGTTCGCAAATGACTACGATCTTGATGAAATTCGCGATATTCTTTCGAAAACCGAAGGCATTGTTGTTCAAGACGACCCTGCAAACAAGGTTTACCCAATGCCACTTTATGCCGAAGGCAAGAACGATGTGTTTGTTGGACGTCTTCGTCGCGACTTATCGCACCCAAACACCCTTAACATGTGGATTGTTGCCGATAACCTCCGCAAAGGTGCTGCAACCAACGCAGTTCAAATTGCGATATACCTGCTAAAGCAAGGTTTTATTAAGGCTTAA